A region of the Anaerolineales bacterium genome:
CATCTCGACACTCGACACCAGAAGTCCAAAGCGGCGCGCGGCCTTTTCCGGCATTCACGCCTTCGCAGACATCGTGGAGGGACACGTCACGTTCAGGCTCGAACATGATTCGGAACTCCCGATCATCCGCCGTCTCGCCCAACTGCTCAACCGCAACTTTCAGTGGGAGAGCGCGAAAGGCGAGACACACACCTTCAAGCCCGGTAAGCTGCTGAACGAGCAGTACTGGGCCGCGATCGCCGGGTAGGCGATCAGGGGCGGCAACAGCCCTTTCCAGTATGTTGCACATCGCGGTTCGGACACCGCAAACCGCCGCCGGCGGAATATAACGTCCAAAGCACATTCGGGTTCGCGGGACCCCGTTCGCCGGAGGCGAGCGAAAGAACGCACTTCCAAGCGCCCCCTATTGTGAGGGGCGTTTTGCGTTGTACGAATCGCGAGGTATATAGAGAACGGGAAGTATGGTGCAGGGTTTTACGTAGGGCGTAGTACGTGGTTGTGGAGGGGGAAGAGTACGTAGTTGCGTAGGGGGCATAATTCTAACCGAGATCCGAAACCCGTTCTCTTCGCCCTTAGCCCTGTGCCCTTTTCCCAATTGCCAATAGCTCCCACTCACAATCTTCCCCATAACTCCTTCCCTTTGGCCCTTGTGTCTGTAGGTTCGTAGGTCCGTAAGACCGTAGGTTCGTAGGTCATGTGCTGTTCACCCTAGACTCGAACCCCGAGCGAAACCGCCCCTGTCTCCCTTGACAGAATCGTCTTTTTGTGATAAAAACACTCTTCCTCTTTTGGATATTCTCTCACTCTTTCAAACGTTTCCTTTCCACAAACACGAGAACCGAACCTTAAAACCATCAACAAAAAGGAGCGAACGATGAGACGAAATCGTCACATTTGGTCCGCGTTTTTCGCGGCGGCCGCACTTGTATCGTCGAGCGGTATTTCGTCCGCGAAGGACAGCAGTATCGCCGGCGGAGCGGGATATACCATCGAACGCGAGAATGGGTCGCAGGCATTGCGTATTCGTACGCATGCCGGGGCCAATATCGACACGCGCAAAATGGCCAAGGCCATCGGCATCACGCCGCATGCCATTCGGGCAGAAAACCCCACGAAAACCCTGGCGCTTTGCAAAACCGGCGGACGCTTCGCCATGAGCCCGGGCCTGCGCACGGTGGAAGATCGGCGGTCCAATGCCGTGTGGGAACGCTGTTCCACGGAACAGCAGTACGTATACATGCTGCCTTCGAGCACGCTTACCGTATCCGGCAGCACATACCGCAGTTTTTCCGAACAGCAGGACGTGCTCGGAAACATGGGACGATGCTCCACCGCCGCGTGCGCGATCGAAGAAGTAAAAAAGATCGCGGTCGGCGTACGTGAATGGCCAATCATCGAGAACGTGAACGGTTCCGACGCCCCGTCCGTCGTCCGCGTTGGCGAGACCACCCCGTCGCGCCCGTTGCCGGCACAGCCGTCCATGTCCACTTTCTCGGCTGCCCGCACGACATTCCTTGCCGCGCTCGTCCCTGTGATTCGCGGCATCAGTCTCCATCTCATGGGGAGCCTCGCGGGACTTCTCGCGGTATGTTTCATCGGATTCCTCGGCGCCGTGCATAAGTTGCGGAGAATGCGATCCGCAAAGGGCGCCGCAGAACGAGAGATCGTACAGCTCCGCATCACAAAGGACCGTTTGGAGCTCCACAGCCATCAGCTCGCAACGGAGCGCGACTACTACAAGAAGGCCCACCAGTATGTCGCGGAACGCCTTGTCGCGCAGTCGAATTTTCCGGCAGCGCAATCCCGAAGCGCCGCGGAGCAGCTCCGCGGTGAACGCGAGGAGTATCGCCGCGCATCGGAGTCGGAACGGAAGCGCGCCAATGCGTTGGATGCCGAGTTCCGGAACCTCGTGCGCTCTGTTCGGACCGCCTGCGGCGAAGAAAGCGCTCCCGTGTATATCGATCGCATGCCCGCGCCTTTGCTCGCGCGCGGCGCGGTCGAGCTCATTCGCTCAAAGCTCGGGCTGCCGGCATCGATTGAGGGCGAGAAACCGGGTCATGTAACCCAGCGCATGTTTGCGGTGATGCCGTCTGCCCGGACAACCCTGTCGGCATCCAAGGAGGATTCCGGCATTCGACGCAAGGTGAATGTTTCGGAGTCCCTCGCAGCTTCCGAAACGGCATCTTCCTCCATCATCGGACGGGAGTATCAATCGAGCTTTCCGAGCATCGTCAAAACCGAGCGGAACATGCCGGTGGTGAAACTGCCGCTCGTTCATGCAGGCGAACCCGCCTGGGAGTACGAAGCCGATGCGTCGGCTCCGTATCAATGGCCTGGCAGCACCAAGCTCGGCATCGGCGAGCGACGCATTCCCAAGGCCCCTACTTCGGGAATCACGGCCGCCTGACACAAGATGCATCGAAGCCTCCGAACGCCATTCAGCTTCTCTTGTCTTGCATGAATTGGGATGACCGGTCTGCTTGTTTGAACAGATATGCGCATATTATGCACCTTCGGTGAAAGGACACCGCGTTTCGCCGGCGGCGAAGCACACAACCTCCAATCTCATGGGTGACGACCCTCTTCGCCGGTGGCGAAAAAAACGTCTACTCAAAACGCCCAACTTCCGCGGAACGGGCGTTTTTGAATTACGCGAATGACTCAGAGCTAAGAATCATGGGCCTCGGGGCTATGGCAAAGCTAAGGGCACAGAGCCAAGGGCTAAGGGAAACAGGTTACGAGTTATGGGTTATGGAGAAGATTATAGATGTGAGCTTTTGTGAATTGGGAAAGAGGGCAAAGGGAAGGGTTATGGGGTTCGGGGAGAATTATGCTCCCCCTACATAACTACGTCCTACGCACTATGTCCTTTTCGCATCCCGTTCACCGTATGGTCCAAGGCTCATGGCCCACGGCCAACCTCCCACACTCTCGGTCCCTCACCACCATTTCTTGACATGATTTTCAGGAACATGTGCAGTAGAACCGCAGAGACGGAATATGCCGTCACTGCATTGGACTTCGACAACAGGAAAGGAGGGGACATGAAGCGAGTCAATCATCTCGTGATCGCTGTCCTCGCAACCGGCTGTACGCTTACCGCCATGGCCGGGATGGCTCTCGCGCACCCAGCGCGTGTCGATCCCGGCATTGATTTTCACATGGATCCGAAAGATCCAGATCGCGTCATTGTCCACGAAGGGGCTCAATTCACCACGGACAATTTCGCGCGGACGTTCAAGGTGGATCCGTTCACTATCCGCGCGCTGAACCCCGAAGGAACCATTGCGACCTGCCTCATCAAGGGGAAGATGAAAGTGTCGCCCGGTCTTTCGGGCCTGGAGCTGCGCCGGAGCAATGCCATTTGGGACAATTGCCCGGAAGAGCAGCGCTTCGTCTTCATTGTCCCGGGATCTGCTATCCGCCTGCGCGGAGAACTTCCCGAGACGAACGTGGAATCTCTGGATGAAGCGCCGCCGCCATCGCCGGAACCGAAGGCCTCGGAACCTGTTCCGGCTCCATTTACGGCGCCAACATCCGCCCCCATGTCCGGGGCGCCAGCGCTTCCGCCGGCTCCGGAAAAGATTTCGGCCGCCGGCGATCGTGAAGACGTGGCGGCGCTCCGCCGCGATCTTGCATTGCAAGCCGAACGCATTCATGCGCTGGAGGCGGACAATCGTCTCCGCACCGCTTTTCTCGTCATTTGCGCATTCCTCATGCTCGCCTTTGGCGTATTGTGGCGGAATGCGTCGCGGAACGCGGCAGGACTCCGCCGCATGCGCCATGAACGCGACGAGGTCGTGAACGAACGCGACGGACTCCATGCGGAACACGCGCGTCTCATGCGGAAATACGACGCCAAAACCGCAGAATTGAGCCGGGCTCAAGAAGATCTCGTCCGCGCGAATGCGGCGTTGGTACAAAAAGAACGTGAACGGACGCGTATGGCGTCCGAGTTCGCGAAATTGCGGGACGAAGACCTTCCCCGCGCGAGAGAAGCCATTCCGCCAGCCATGGTTTCGGAAATCATGGCGACACGGACGTCATTCGACGTCATGGAGCGCCTCCTGGGCGGCTCTGCACCGTCATCGCGCGATTTGCCCGTGGGAGAACGGGCGCGGCACGTACAACGCCTTCTCGAAGCTTCGGCAGCGCGCCTGAAGGACAGCGCCACGCGCGTGTATATGGCGGCGCGCCTGGATCCGCCGGATCACGAGGCGGGTCAGCTGGATTTTGCGCCGCTGGATGCGCTTTCGCACAAGATTCAGCGTTTCTACGACTCCGTGGAGTCGCAGTCCGAACTGCTCGCGAGAGTGGCCGCGATTCCCGAATTGGACGGTGAGCCGGAAGAACGCGTTCGAACCTATGCGGAGCTTTTGGAAGAGAATGCGTCGCTCAAGGCGCAGCTCGCCTCCCAAGGGCAGGAGCGCATCGCGTCCGAGCCAGCATCCCCGGATGCTCCGCACGGCGAACCCATGCCTACGGTGGATGAAAATGCCGATCCGCAGGGCGGCTCCGGCCATCAGGACATCGTCGCCGCGCTCATCGCTGATCCCGTGGAAGAAACCTATGCTCCGGGCTCCGTTCGCGGAGCTCTGGATGATGATTTCCAGGATGAGCAGACGCTTGTCCGGAACGCGCTGCAAGAAACGCGGGCGCGCGACCGCATGCGGAGCGCCGTCATTCTAAAATCCGAAAGCGGTGAGCATGCCTCCGAGGAGGCGCAGGTTCCCGATCGGCGGGAGCAGGAGCTTTCCGACGATTCGGCTCCTGCCCATCGGTCCACGGGAACCACCACCATGGGGATGGCGGCCGTCTCCATGAACGCCCTGACACTCGCGGAACGCAGGCATTTTATCGGCGCGATCGACTGGATGACGAGCCGGTATTCCCACGAAATGCCGTTTACAGTCGGTACGGCCGTGGAACTGTCCGCGTTCAGCCTTCTGTGCAAAATGCATGTGTACTCCAATGGCCGCCTTCTTCAGCTCGGCGAGCTGTCGCGGCCGGGCGTGTGCGAGTCGCTGTCGCCGCCGGAGGAAAACGGACCCGATCCAGCTCCGGTGGAAATGACGCGCAAAGACATCGTGGCGCTGTTCACGGATATCCTGCAAAAGGTCACCTCTTCACGGCCGTTTGAAATCCGTACGTCGCACGAGCTTTCCTGCCTGTACCGTCTGGCAGGGCTCAGCATTCGATGCGGCCATGACTGCATCCGGCTCTTTCAGCTTTCCGACCCGCGGGTGTATCAGGGTTTGAATATTGGAAAAGAAGTCTCCGGGTAAGCGCCGTGCGTCCCGGCCACGATTTCGTGGAACTGTCGCACCTTCGGGCCCGCCTGCCCGTTCCGCCGCCGGCGGACGAAACGGTCTCATGATAACACCCAGCTCCGGACTCGAGCTGGGTGTTTTCGATACGCCGTCATGCTTGACAATATGCGCAATATTCCCTATGCTCGCCCCACTTCTAAACATAAGAGGCCGTCCATATTCCGGCTCCGGCCGGTTTGCTCCCGAACATCCGCCCGCGGGTTTCAGGGAGACGTGCCTAAAGACATGCGAGAGTACGAACTTCTGTATATTGTGCCGACGAGCTTTACGGAGGAAGAGCTCGGAAACGTGGAAAAAAATGTCTCCGCCATTCTCGAAAAGAATGCGGCGACGGTTGTAAAAACGCTCCGTCTCGGAAAGCTCCGTTTCGCGTACCCGATAAAGCATGAAACGTACGGACACTATGTGCTTTTGCGCTTTCAGTCCGAACCGGGCGCGGTTATTGGCGTAAGCGAAGGCCTCCGTCTGATTCCGAAGGAAGTCCTCCGATACATTATTCTGAATGCCGAGGAGGCGGGCGGGGAGTTCAGGCTCGTGCAATTCCAGCCGGTTGTGGTGGAGGACAAGCGAAAGATGCGTCCTCGAAAAGGAGCGCCGACAAAGCAGGAGAGTCCTGAAAAGGAGCGAGAGGAACAAAAAGCCGGCGTCGCGGCCCTGGAAGGTTCAAAGGAGGTTCGGCCTGCCGAAGCGGAAGCAAAGCTTGAACAGCTTTCCGCCGAGGATCTTCAGAAAAAGATTGATGAGGCTTTGGATGAAAAGGCGTAACAAAGCGGAAATTTGTCTCGCTTGACAGGATATCCTGACCTGTCACGCTAAAAGTATCCCCCCGCCTCACTATTACGTTTCATTCATATGATGAATCTCAATCGAGCCATGATTATCGGCAATCTTACGCGCGATCCAGAGGTCCGGACCACCACAAGCGGCCAGACCGTCGCCAACTTCGCCGTCGCCACGAACAGTATGTGGACGGATGCGCAGGGGCAAAAACAGGAACGCACCGAATTTCACAATGTGGTCGCCTGGGCGCGCCTCGGCGAAATCGTCGGTCAATACCTTACCAAGGGCCGAAAGGTGTATGTGGAAGGACGCCTGCAGACTCGCGACTGGGAAACGCCGGACGGACAAAAGCGCCAGCGCACGGAAATCGTCGCCGAAAACGTGATTATGCTCGATAAGGCCCCGCAGAGCGGAGAACCTCTGCAGGCCGCCACCCCGGTCCCGGCTCACGCCGGGGCCCCGGCGGTCGAGAAGACCATGGGAGAGGAAGAAATAAAAGTCGAGGACATCCCGTTCTAGCATCCACGAACCGCAGAGGTCCATCATATCTCCGTCTAGAAGCGACCGTTCCAAAGTTCCAGGGTTTCAGGGTTGTAGCGTTCAAAAATCCTAACCCTAAAATTCTGGAACCTTAGAACCGCTCCACGAACCACCGCCTACAAACTACGTACTACGAACTACTAACTACCCCTGAGCCATCACCAATCTCCGGTGCCGCGATTCACCCGGATCCGGCATGCTGCGAGACTCGTGACCCCCTATTATGGCCAAACAGCCAGTAAAAGACCGCCAGTGTTTCTTCTGCAAGAACAATAAGGACGTCATCGATTACAAAGACACGGATCAGCTCCGGCGTTACCTTTCGAGTTTCGGGAAAATCGTGCCGCGCAAGCGTTCCGGCGTGTGCGCCTGGCATCAGCGCAAGCTTGCGAACGCCATCAAGCGCAGCCGTTTTATGGGTCTTTTGCCGTATTTGGTGCGATAGTATTGCGGATGTTTTTTCGGCACGAATCATGAATATTGAATGGTTAAAACAAAAGGCTGCCGCGGTGAAGGCCATTCGGCAGTTTTTTGATGAGCGCGGATATACGGAAATGCATACGCCGCGGCTCGTGGGGCTTCCCGGTCAGGAGCCGCATCTCGAACCGTTCTGGACGGAAGTTATCGAACAGGGTGGCGCGCCGCATCCCGCCGCTCTCGTCACGAGCCCGGAATATTCCATGAAGAAACTCCTGGCCGCGGGAATGGATCGTATCTACGACCTCGGCCCGTGTTTTCGAAATGAAGAACCGTTCGACGGCTCGCATGACCCGGAGTTTTTAATGCTTGAGTGGTATCGGAAAAATGCCGACCTCGATTCATTAATGGATGAGACGGAGGAAATGGTGAAGGCCGTGAGGCGTGAGCCGTGGGCCGTGGGGCAGAGCTCGCTGATACCTGACGGGCCGTTCCGGAGAGTGACATGCGAAGAGGCGTGGAGAATGTATGCGGGCACCGAACTCGCTCCGCTGCTCGAAGATCGGGAAGCAATGGCGCGCGTCGCGTTGGAACATGGCCAGACCGTTTCAGAGAGCGACAGTTGGGACGACATCTATTTCAAGATCTTCCTCTCCGCAATCGAGCCGAAGCTCGGGAGCGAACCGACCTTTCTGTATCGCTATCCTGCCTCGCAGGCCGCGCTTGCTCGACGCACGACGAACGACCAACGTTTTGCGGACCGTGTTGAGCTCTATATCGGCGGCCTGGAACTCGCGAACGGCTTTGCGGAACTTACGGATGCGAACGAACAACGCAAGCGCTTTCTTGAAGAGCAAGAGATGCGTCGGAAGCTCGGAAAAGACGTCTGGCCGGTTGACGAAGCGCTTCTCCGAGCATTGCCGGACATGGGAAATACGGTGGGCACGGCATTCGGCGTGGATCGATTCGCTATGCTTCTTA
Encoded here:
- the rpsF gene encoding 30S ribosomal protein S6 translates to MREYELLYIVPTSFTEEELGNVEKNVSAILEKNAATVVKTLRLGKLRFAYPIKHETYGHYVLLRFQSEPGAVIGVSEGLRLIPKEVLRYIILNAEEAGGEFRLVQFQPVVVEDKRKMRPRKGAPTKQESPEKEREEQKAGVAALEGSKEVRPAEAEAKLEQLSAEDLQKKIDEALDEKA
- a CDS encoding single-stranded DNA-binding protein — encoded protein: MNLNRAMIIGNLTRDPEVRTTTSGQTVANFAVATNSMWTDAQGQKQERTEFHNVVAWARLGEIVGQYLTKGRKVYVEGRLQTRDWETPDGQKRQRTEIVAENVIMLDKAPQSGEPLQAATPVPAHAGAPAVEKTMGEEEIKVEDIPF
- a CDS encoding 30S ribosomal protein S18, which codes for MAKQPVKDRQCFFCKNNKDVIDYKDTDQLRRYLSSFGKIVPRKRSGVCAWHQRKLANAIKRSRFMGLLPYLVR
- the genX gene encoding EF-P lysine aminoacylase GenX, with product MNIEWLKQKAAAVKAIRQFFDERGYTEMHTPRLVGLPGQEPHLEPFWTEVIEQGGAPHPAALVTSPEYSMKKLLAAGMDRIYDLGPCFRNEEPFDGSHDPEFLMLEWYRKNADLDSLMDETEEMVKAVRREPWAVGQSSLIPDGPFRRVTCEEAWRMYAGTELAPLLEDREAMARVALEHGQTVSESDSWDDIYFKIFLSAIEPKLGSEPTFLYRYPASQAALARRTTNDQRFADRVELYIGGLELANGFAELTDANEQRKRFLEEQEMRRKLGKDVWPVDEALLRALPDMGNTVGTAFGVDRFAMLLTGAASINEVIPFSARERFSR